A genome region from Apus apus isolate bApuApu2 chromosome 2, bApuApu2.pri.cur, whole genome shotgun sequence includes the following:
- the CCDC127 gene encoding coiled-coil domain-containing protein 127: MNNLNDPPNWNILPNQREPGDEGSRWNYALLVPMLGLAAFRWIWTRECQKEIEREKKEYYKKQSSLQKDLEAKYRDIITENRRTVAHLELELEKERNRTLSYREALVSQSRKLVEERRFLEQEREKLEREKQVLLHSGAAGNLYQSCLAKEEEWQKRANILLKEFEEGLKERQDIYCSLVVPRIQRLEIEKNLLVKAATDPVAIALHMESGLKDIFKHDNYCGNVLNRNKSQNGKLMWLYLKYWELSIELQKFKRAEKAMLGKR, encoded by the exons ATGAATAACTTAAATGACCCTCCCAACTGGAACATCTTGCCAAATCAACGAGAGCCCGGGGATGAAGGCAGCAGATGGAACTACGCCTTGCTGGTCCCCATGCTGGGCTTGGCCGCCTTCC GTTGGATCTGGACCAGAGAATGtcaaaaagaaatagaaagagaaaaaaaagaatattataAAAAACAGTCATCTTTACAAAAAGATCTGGAAGCCAAATACCGGGATATCATAACAGAAAATCGTCGCACGGTTGCTCATTTGGAGTTGGAGCTTGAAAAGGAACGCAACAGAACCCTGAGCTACCGGGAGGCCCTCGTGTCCCAGAGTCGCAAACTAGTAGAAGAAAGAAGGTTCCTAGAGCAGGAGCGGGAGAAGTTAGAGCGAGAAAAGCAAGTCCTTTTGCACTCGGGAGCAGCAGGTAACTTGTACCAAAGTTGTCTGGCAAAGGAAGAAGAGTGGCAAAAGAGAGCCaatattttgctgaaagaaTTTGAAGAGGGACTTAAAGAAAGACAGGACATCTACTGCAGTCTTGTTGTACCCAGAATCCAGAGActagaaatagagaaaaatctGCTAGTTAAAGCAGCAACTGATCCTGTTGCTATAGCTCTACACATGGAAAGTGGcttaaaagatattttcaaaCATGATAACTACTGTGGCAATGTgctgaacagaaacaaaagtcAAAATGGAAAACTTATGTGGCTGTATCTGAAATATTGGGAACTATCTATTGAACTACAGAAGTTCAAGAGGGCAGAAAAGGCCATGTTAGGAAAACGCTAA